The Candidatus Berkiella aquae DNA window ATGATACATTCCCCAATACTTTTGAAAGATATTGCAATTTCTTTCTCACATAAAATTTGCTTTGAAGACTTTAGCATTCATATAAACTATGGCAGCCGCATTGCTATTATTGGTCGAAATGGATGCGGGAAAACGACATTATTGAAATGTCTTCAAGGTACAATGAGGCCAACCAGCGGTTTAGTCCAGTTACCCCAAAATACCCGTATTGGTTATGTACCTCAAATTATTGAAAACGATACTTCATTAAGCGGAGGACAGCGTTTCAATAAGGCTGTTACAAGGGCGTTGAGCCTTGATCCCAACATTTTGTTGCTTGATGAGCCAACAAATCATTTAGACAGACACAACCGTAAAAGCCTCTTGCGTATGTTACAGTCTTATCCTGGCACCCTAATTGTCGTAACGCATGATACGGAACTACTTAGAACTTGTATTGATACCCTATGGCACATCGATAATGGTCAAATCCACGTATTCACGGGCGCATATGATGATTACATCCGAGAATTACGCAACCGCCGATCATCTATTGAGCAAAAAATATCCCTTCTTAAACGCCAAAAGAAGGACATCCATCATGCTTTAATGAAAGAGCAAACTCGCGCCGCTAAAAGCAAAGCCAAAGGCACGAAAAGCATTCATCAAAGAAAATGGCCTACGATTTTAAGCCCAACCAAAGTAAGTAGGGCGCAAGAAACCTCAGGTCGCAAAAAATCTGCCATAGAAGAGAAAAAACAAGATTTAAGCGAGCAACTATCGAATCTACACCTACCTGAAATCATTGTACCTAAATTTTCTTTAAGTAGCACAAGAATTGGTGAACGAAATATTCTATCAATTCGAAATGGATGCACAGGATATGTAGGATTTGAACCCCTGCTGCAAAAAATCAGTCTATCAATAGGCTCAAGAGATCGCATCAGTATTCAAGGTGATAATGCCAGCGGAAAATCAACATTGATTAAAGCAATTTTAGATGATAGTCGTGTGATTAAATCGGGTGATTGGCATACTCCAAAGCTCGAGGATGTTGGGTATTTGGATCAGCACTACAGTACCTTGTCTGCCCAAATGACAGTATTAGAAACGATTGTTACGCTTATGCCAACCTGGTCTCATATTGAAGTGCGTCGCCATTTAAACGATTTTCTATTTCATAAAAATGAAGAAGTCAATAACAGCGTTTCGCAACTTTCGGGAGGCGAAAAAGCGCGCCTAGCGCTTGCACAAATAGCTGCTCGCACACCTAAGCTACTTATCCTTGATGAAATTACAAATAACCTTGATTTAGAAACAAAAGAGCATGTAATGCAGGTGCTCAAGGCATACCCTGGCGCGATGATCGTTATCTCGCATGATGCTGATTTCTTAGATCAAATTAGTATTGAAACTTACTTGAAAATTAACAATGGCCTTTTATTAGGATAAACTGGGCTAATCTATAATAGTCGAAATTTTTAGATTACTTTTTGCATCAGACTTACAGGATGAGCATTTAGCACATCTTCACCGATCCCTTGCCATCCTAGTTTTCTGTACCAATTCGGTAATGTAGGGTCAAAAGCAAGCAAATAGAGCTTTGGGTATTTCATGCTGCGCGCTTTACTGATAGCCGCATCTATTAATCTTTCACCTATCCCTTTACTCCTAGCGTTAGGCTCCACATACAAAGATCCTAACCATGGTGTTAAATCAGGGCGTATGCCATCATTTACTCTAAGTGAACAGGTTCCTACTGCCTGGTTATTTTCTAATGCAACAAATGTGATTGGCAAGCTATCTTTATTCAAATGTTCACTCAGTTTTGATTTAGCTCTGTCTAGGGTTGAGCCAGGATTATAATGTCCCCACTCGTTAAATACCCACTCTGCCACTAATGGTAGATACTGTGGGTGGTCTTTAAGATAAGCAATATCGATATTCATATTTTTCTCAGTAGATAACACATGGTGTGATCTGGGCCGTAAGGTTGAAGCTCAAAAAGTGGTTTAAAGCCATTATGTTCATAGAATTGATACGTTTTTAAATAATGAGGATCATTATGCTTCGGGCTTAATGTTTCTACGGTCATTGTGTAAATTTTATGTTCGAAGCAGTAATTTTCTGCAAATTTCATCAATAATGCCCCGATGCCTTGGTGGTGATAAGATTTATCAACCGCCATCCAATAAATATTGGCATTATTTGGAAATGGAAATTCAAGTACAATTAAGCCAACGATTTTATTATCTAGCTTTGCACAAAATGAAGTGCGCTCCAAACATCCATTAGCGTAGCGCTCATTCGCTTCTGGGATCCCAAACCATTCTGGCAATCCTGCAGTTAGTTGCCGACATATTTTCTCGGCAACTACAGGATCTATCTTTTGAATGTCCACATTTATATTCAACAATCACCTAATCATTTATTATCTAGGACTCGAACGCTTTAACAACGCTATTTACATGGCCATCAATATCACCATCATCAGAACTCAATGAAAAGCGCGCAACTTGTTCATAAAAAGCATCCCGCTCAGTACGCAATGTGTTGAGAAACGCACTGTAATCATTAACCTTAGCTAATGGTCGGTTGTGCGAAATTCTTTCTAATTGAACCTTAGGACTTACTTGTAGGTAAACGGTAAACTCAGCCGATAATAAATCTCGATTGTTACTGTCACATACAATACTATCGTCAGTCGTCACGACAATATTATCTTGATTTGCAAGGTTAGATAAAATATCAGTCTGCGTTTTATGAAATGCTTTCTCTCCCTGTTCACCTAAAATCTCTTTTAAGGGACGCCCGATTGAGGGGGCCAAACTAAAATCTGCATCAACATATTTCCAACCCAACTTTTTTGCAATCGCTTGAGCGAACACACCTTTACCAGCACCACTATGCCCAACAATAAATATTCGTTTAGATTTACTCATTTTAAAATCTCCTCCAAGATAGTTAATTTAACAAACATTACAGAAGGTGGGGGCTAAATTCAAATATACGACAGATTTTAGCTACAATCAGACGAATGGAGTGACCAATGCTCCTAAAGGAAATGTAGCTATGCTGCCATTCTACTTCATACCCGGCATAAATATGTTAGTATACATTCTTATTTAATTGGAAATGCTTTTATAAAGTCATAGTTGAAAGAGTATATTTTCTCATTTTTGCCATTCCAAGAACCATTTTTTAGTGTAAATCCAATCACGTTTAGAGCCCTGCATAACCGTAGCAACGGCATTATAGATTTATAATTTGGAACGGGACGAACACTTGAATATCCATTCAAAAAGGCATTTTTGTCCTCAGAACTGATTTGCCACTCTCCATGCTCAATTGGGCAAAAATCCTCTTCCGCGAATCCTCCTCGAGCTGCAGACCAATCGATAATACCTTGAAGCTTGTTGTCCTTAACAATTAAATTACCATGTCGAAAATCCCGATGGGTAAAACAGGGGCCATCTACTGCTCTTAAAAGATGTTGATAAGCACTATAATATTGATAGCATTTATCACTTAGTTGTTTGGGTAGATGAACGTTGCATTCATGAAATACTTCTTCAAATTTAATGGCGAAATACTGCAAAGGATCTACTTCTAATTCATTTGACCTTGTAAGATCTCCATATCCGGTAGCATTGTGCTGATGAATGCACGCAAGTTGGCGACCTATTTCGTAAATCAGAGAATGAGTAAAATCTTCCTTTTGCAATAAATTACCTGAATAATGTTCCATCAAAATGGCACCATTGATCTCATTCTCTGGTGGTAATTCCTGAAATACTCTTGGTACAGGTAAATTAACTAGATTTTTCAAAAAATAGATCTCATTGAAATAATCAACTGGTTTCTGGCAGACTTTTAATATTCTTTTCTTGCCTGATGGTAGGATTACTTGATAAACAGTAGCAACAATACCCTCTTCATGATCAATGCGTGAAAATGTCGCATCTTGAAGCCCTAAACGTTGCTGATACAATTTAATTAAGCTATCCATTCAAAATTCATCTTAATTCAATTTCTGCGCAATCCAAACTAAATGTTCAGGTTGGTCGCTCTCTTTTAATATAATTTTAAAGTTATGGTGTTTAAGATATTTTTCATATTCAGATGGATCTAAACTATAAAAGTGTAATTCTTGATCCAACATTTCTGAACTTGCTGCTTCATAGGCAGCATCTCCTGATGTGAATTCTAAAATACCATTTGGTTTTAGCCATTCAGAAAAACGATGTATCATCATCTCATGTTCCTGTTTTGGTATATGAAACAGGCACCACCACTCAATTACTGCATCAAATTTTTCAGCCAATGTGACAGATCGAACATCACCTAAAACACCTTTCATTTTCGGACACTTTTCTTTAGCTATATCCAATAATTTTTGAGAACCATCAATACCCGTTACTTCAAACCCCTTTTCTATTAAATATGAAGCAATTGGGTATCCAGAACCACAACCGACATCAAGAACGCTTGATTGACTTGGGATCAGTTTTATCAATTTATCAAGGTATTTTTGTTCCTTATAAAAGGAATCGCGCATTTTCGCAAAACCTTCCGCGATTAAATCATATTTTTTACCTTGATTATCCATAATAATTTCCTAATCGTCTTCATCATATGGGCTAAAGGGATTAAATTTTGGCCCCATTCTCAGTCGTGGTGCTGAAATCCGGCTTTTGATTCTATCACCTTGCGCAAATTTACCTCTAGCATCTATACAAGATTGCAGACCTTCTGAAGGGCAATCATAGAGTAGATATAAAAAATAACGATAAATTTCTCTTGTTTCTTCGTAATCCGGCCAGTATGTATTTACAGAAAAATAAGCTTCCTTAAATTTACTACGCTTTTTTAACCATAGTTCGAGTAAACAAAGCTCAAGCTCAATTGGCCCTATGCAATAGCTTTCAATATCAACCAATGATCTCAAATGACCATTGTCCTCTAAAAATTGGCTAGGCCATAAATCAAGCATAATCAAACTTGATACCTTAGGTGGATCTATGCTCCGAGCCCTAGACAAGTAATAGGGGAGCATTTTTTGCACTAAAGGATCGCTTAAGGCTTTTTTCGTGCTTGCTAATACTTTGATTGTAGCTGCCAATTTCGTTGGAAATTCAGAAAGCGGATATCCCCGTTTATCAAGATTGCCAAAAAAAGAAAATGTTTGCCTATGAATATTTCCTAATAACGTTCCCAATTGTAGGGCCACATCGGGGCTTTTCATCATTTCTTCAGCAATTTCGCTTTCAGATATTATAGGATTACCATGCATCATTTCCAAAATGACATAGGGCTTTTTAAGTGGATTATTTAAATCACTTTCTGATCTGTATACTATAGGCGCGGGAATAAGTCCAAACTGATTAATGTGTTTGCTTAAATTATCCTGATTTTTAATTGAAATCTCATGCGTAGCACCAAATAACAAATGTAAGCCCTTCCAAAAAACACCGTGCATAAGTGAATCTTTGACAACTTTGACGATGTATTTGCCTTTTTCAGTCTTCACAGCAAATATTTCATTTGTACTATCATGCCCAGGAACGATTTTACGTGCCTCTAGCAATTTTGCATCAAAAATTAATTGCAGCCTTTCAATTAGTTTGTCATGCATAAAGAACTATCGCTTATTTTTTACCAATAACCAAACAGGACTGATAAAACCCAATACACCCCGCAGGGTTAGCGATCAAGTCATCAAGTTCTTGCGCTTGTATTTGCCATTCTTCATCACTTATCCCATGTGATAATGCATATTGTTTATATCCTTCTCTCGCAGGGCCAGCTAGAAGTTGCTTCTGCTGTTTGGTATAGAGTAATGGTTGATAAAGTCCGGCGAATTGAATATCAAATCCTACCTGTTTCATTTGGTGCAACAATTTCATACCAAAATTACCGTCCCTATCTTCCCCCTCCTTTTCAAGTGGAAAACGATGATCAGTTCGTTCGCCTCCCCAAGCCTTCACCTTTGGATAAGAAAAGGCAGCACTGACAATGCCTTCTTCAGCAATAAAAATACCGCCTTTAGGTAAAATCTGAAATACTTGCTCTATTACTTTGGTTGGATTATTTATGTGATGCAAAATAAAGCGACAGTAGGCTAAATCAAGGGATTCTGTTAATTTATTGATATCATAGGCAGAAAGAACTCTAAATTTTAACCAAGATAGAGATTTTGATTTCGTTAACTCTATAGTTGCCTTAATTTGGTTTTCATTATTATCAATCGCTATAACACTACCTTTATTACCTACCTGCTCAGCCAACCAAACGCTCATAGCGCCGCGCCCACAGCCAATATCCAAAACATGCATCCCTTGCCGTATACCTGCTGATAATATATGTTGCTTTGTATTCGCATTAAACATGACATCTAATATGTCGAGTCCTTCCTGCCCTTTTTCTCCAACCTCAAACTCATACTTATCTTCTCTCATGATGCTTTACCTTAATGTTTCTCTTCCAAGGTTATACTACATTGATGACCCCAGAAGGCTGGCGTTGAAAGATTATATTAATATTCCGTCATCTGTATCTAACAAAAAACCACCTACTTGTGATTGCCAAAGTTCAGAATATAACCCTTTCTTTGCTAATAATTCCTGATGAGTACCGTCTTCAACGATTTTGCCTTTATCAAATACTAAGATACGATCCATATGTAATAGCGTTGAAAGTCGATGAGCAATCACTATGGTTGTTTTGTTTTGCATTAACTCCCAAAGGCTTTCCTGGATATATTTTTCAGTAATCGAATCCAATTGACTAGTTGCTTCATCCAAAATGAGAATCGGCGCATTCTTCAAAAATGCTCTGGCAATCGCAATACGTTGGCGCTGCCCCCCCGATAGCTTCACGCCTCTTTCACCCACTAAAGCATCATAGCCTTTTGATAAACTTACAATAAACTCATGAGCATGAGCACGTTTAGCTGCCTCGATCACTTCTTCATTTGTTGAATCCAATCGTCCAAATTGAATATTCTCATGTAAACTTCGGTGAAATAATGATGGATCTTGCGGGATCATTCCTATATTTTCACGCAAACTATCTTGTGTGACCCTCTTAATATCTTGGCTATCAATCAGAATTCTTCCTTGGTTAACATCAAAAAGCCTTAGTATCAAATTAACAAATGTAGTTTTCCCGCCACCAGAATGACCAACTAATCCCACTTTTTGTCCAGATAAAATGGTGACCGTCTTATTTTCAAATAATGCCTCTGCATTTGGGTATTGAAACTGAACGTTGTCAAATACAATCTGCCCTTGTGTTACTTTAAGTGCTGTAGCATTAGGAAGATCATCAATTTCATGAGGTTCAAC harbors:
- a CDS encoding ABC-F family ATP-binding cassette domain-containing protein, with translation MIHSPILLKDIAISFSHKICFEDFSIHINYGSRIAIIGRNGCGKTTLLKCLQGTMRPTSGLVQLPQNTRIGYVPQIIENDTSLSGGQRFNKAVTRALSLDPNILLLDEPTNHLDRHNRKSLLRMLQSYPGTLIVVTHDTELLRTCIDTLWHIDNGQIHVFTGAYDDYIRELRNRRSSIEQKISLLKRQKKDIHHALMKEQTRAAKSKAKGTKSIHQRKWPTILSPTKVSRAQETSGRKKSAIEEKKQDLSEQLSNLHLPEIIVPKFSLSSTRIGERNILSIRNGCTGYVGFEPLLQKISLSIGSRDRISIQGDNASGKSTLIKAILDDSRVIKSGDWHTPKLEDVGYLDQHYSTLSAQMTVLETIVTLMPTWSHIEVRRHLNDFLFHKNEEVNNSVSQLSGGEKARLALAQIAARTPKLLILDEITNNLDLETKEHVMQVLKAYPGAMIVISHDADFLDQISIETYLKINNGLLLG
- a CDS encoding GNAT family N-acetyltransferase, with the translated sequence MNIDIAYLKDHPQYLPLVAEWVFNEWGHYNPGSTLDRAKSKLSEHLNKDSLPITFVALENNQAVGTCSLRVNDGIRPDLTPWLGSLYVEPNARSKGIGERLIDAAISKARSMKYPKLYLLAFDPTLPNWYRKLGWQGIGEDVLNAHPVSLMQKVI
- a CDS encoding GNAT family N-acetyltransferase, with product MNINVDIQKIDPVVAEKICRQLTAGLPEWFGIPEANERYANGCLERTSFCAKLDNKIVGLIVLEFPFPNNANIYWMAVDKSYHHQGIGALLMKFAENYCFEHKIYTMTVETLSPKHNDPHYLKTYQFYEHNGFKPLFELQPYGPDHTMCYLLRKI
- a CDS encoding shikimate kinase, producing MSKSKRIFIVGHSGAGKGVFAQAIAKKLGWKYVDADFSLAPSIGRPLKEILGEQGEKAFHKTQTDILSNLANQDNIVVTTDDSIVCDSNNRDLLSAEFTVYLQVSPKVQLERISHNRPLAKVNDYSAFLNTLRTERDAFYEQVARFSLSSDDGDIDGHVNSVVKAFES
- a CDS encoding phosphotransferase, producing the protein MDSLIKLYQQRLGLQDATFSRIDHEEGIVATVYQVILPSGKKRILKVCQKPVDYFNEIYFLKNLVNLPVPRVFQELPPENEINGAILMEHYSGNLLQKEDFTHSLIYEIGRQLACIHQHNATGYGDLTRSNELEVDPLQYFAIKFEEVFHECNVHLPKQLSDKCYQYYSAYQHLLRAVDGPCFTHRDFRHGNLIVKDNKLQGIIDWSAARGGFAEEDFCPIEHGEWQISSEDKNAFLNGYSSVRPVPNYKSIMPLLRLCRALNVIGFTLKNGSWNGKNEKIYSFNYDFIKAFPIK
- a CDS encoding methyltransferase domain-containing protein; amino-acid sequence: MDNQGKKYDLIAEGFAKMRDSFYKEQKYLDKLIKLIPSQSSVLDVGCGSGYPIASYLIEKGFEVTGIDGSQKLLDIAKEKCPKMKGVLGDVRSVTLAEKFDAVIEWWCLFHIPKQEHEMMIHRFSEWLKPNGILEFTSGDAAYEAASSEMLDQELHFYSLDPSEYEKYLKHHNFKIILKESDQPEHLVWIAQKLN
- a CDS encoding phosphotransferase — encoded protein: MHDKLIERLQLIFDAKLLEARKIVPGHDSTNEIFAVKTEKGKYIVKVVKDSLMHGVFWKGLHLLFGATHEISIKNQDNLSKHINQFGLIPAPIVYRSESDLNNPLKKPYVILEMMHGNPIISESEIAEEMMKSPDVALQLGTLLGNIHRQTFSFFGNLDKRGYPLSEFPTKLAATIKVLASTKKALSDPLVQKMLPYYLSRARSIDPPKVSSLIMLDLWPSQFLEDNGHLRSLVDIESYCIGPIELELCLLELWLKKRSKFKEAYFSVNTYWPDYEETREIYRYFLYLLYDCPSEGLQSCIDARGKFAQGDRIKSRISAPRLRMGPKFNPFSPYDEDD
- a CDS encoding methyltransferase domain-containing protein, translated to MREDKYEFEVGEKGQEGLDILDVMFNANTKQHILSAGIRQGMHVLDIGCGRGAMSVWLAEQVGNKGSVIAIDNNENQIKATIELTKSKSLSWLKFRVLSAYDINKLTESLDLAYCRFILHHINNPTKVIEQVFQILPKGGIFIAEEGIVSAAFSYPKVKAWGGERTDHRFPLEKEGEDRDGNFGMKLLHQMKQVGFDIQFAGLYQPLLYTKQQKQLLAGPAREGYKQYALSHGISDEEWQIQAQELDDLIANPAGCIGFYQSCLVIGKK